A single Carettochelys insculpta isolate YL-2023 chromosome 2, ASM3395843v1, whole genome shotgun sequence DNA region contains:
- the TIGD5 gene encoding tigger transposable element-derived protein 5 has product MHPAARAGSGAERPQAAPRMACGQDALLPPAAGEPPALGPREPPRRRRCPEGPGARRARGRPGGGRAEAGRREPSPLRLERGEPRVAAAAARCRRGGGPPGGLSVKMAFRRAYSIKDKLQAIERVKKGERQASVCRDFGVPGGTLRGWLKDEHKLRWFLDQLGGEVGTQRKKMRLANEEEIDRAVYTWFLTLRQHGVPLSGPIIQAQAEAFARQIYGPECTFKASHGWFWRWQKRHGISSQRIYGEGGGGGDPAAPGTPPLKAELEPGAPSSTFPDPSLLLPPPPPPAAAVPSDGGGYGDEQIYNANVTGLYWKLLPGQAGELQARSPCLPALPRRRLAVKERVTVLLAANLTGSHKLKPLVVGGLPDPPSLRHHNQDKFPACYRYSPEARLGPALLRAWFFEDFVPGVKRYLRRSCLQQKAVLLLSSPPPPSGAGPEEPPQLQTPDGSIRALFLSKAAAGGGSAGGGGRIPAPLEQGVVSSFKQLYKRELLRLAVSCVASGGGGPAGGSGPAGGGSGPLDFVRSFLLKDMLYLAGLSWDLIPAGSIEKCWLLGLRAAFEPQLEEEEQGESLGGDGGSGDSKVFSDLTHLAALAYKRLAPEEVADWLHLDDAAPGMEGEDVEGDEGLGGCLGDEEEEATGVGERSGGGSGVEEGGDPPLPTAQEAIRGLETALRWLERQDPQQVGPLKLVQLRSLISMAQRLHKGSSSDS; this is encoded by the coding sequence ATGCATCCCGCCGCTCGGGCCGGGTCGGGCGCTGAGCGGCCGCAGGCAGCGCCCCGCATGGCCTGCGGGCAGGACGCGCTGCTGCCCCCGGCCGCCGGGGAGCCGCCGGCGCTAGGCCCGCGGGAGCCGCCGAGGCGCAGACGCTGCCCGGAGGGTCCGGGCGCCAGGAGGGCCAGGGGGCGGCCGGGCGGCGGCCGGGCGGAGGCGGGCAGGCGGGAGCCGTCCCCGCTGCGGCTGGAGCGGGGCGAGCCgcgggtggcggcggcggcggcgcggtgCCGGCGGGGCGGCGGGCCCCCCGGCGGGCTGTCGGTGAAGATGGCCTTCCGCCGCGCCTACTCCATCAAGGACAAGCTGCAGGCCATCGAGCGGGTGAAGAAGGGCGAGCGGCAGGCCTCGGTGTGCCGCGACTTCGGGGTGCCCGGCGGCACGCTGCGCGGCTGGCTCAAGGACGAGCACAAGCTGCGCTGGTTCCTGGACCAGCTGGGCGGCGAGGTGGGCACCCAGCGCAAAAAGATGCGCCTGGCCAACGAGGAGGAGATCGACCGGGCCGTCTACACCTGGTTCCTCACCCTGCGGCAGCACGGCGTGCCGCTCTCCGGGCCCATCATCCAGGCCCAGGCCGAGGCCTTCGCCCGCCAGATCTACGGCCCCGAGTGCACCTTCAAGGCCAGCCACGGCTGGTTCTGGCGCTGGCAGAAACGACACGGCATCTCCAGCCAGCGCATCTACGGCGAAGGAGGCGGAGGGGGGGACCCCGCCGCTCCGGGGACCCCGCCCCTCAAGGCTGAGCTGGAGCCCGGGGCCCCCTCTTCCACCTTCCCGGACCCCTCGCTGCTCCTGCCACCGCCGCCTCCTCCGGCCGCCGCGGTTCCCTCAGACGGGGGAGGCTACGGGGACGAGCAGATCTACAATGCCAACGTGACTGGTCTCTACTGgaagctgctgccaggccaggctggggagctgcaggcccgTTCCCCCTGCTTGCCGGCTCTGCCCCGCCGGAGGCTGGCGGTGAAGGAGCGTGTCACCGTGCTGCTGGCTGCCAACCTGACTGGCTCGCACAAGCTGAAACCGCTGGTGGTTGGgggcctcccagacccacccAGTCTGCGGCACCACAACCAGGACAAGTTCCCGGCCTGCTACCGCTACAGCCCTGAGGCTCGGCTTGGACCTGCCCTTCTCCGGGCCTGGTTCTTTGAAGACTTTGTGCCAGGAGTCAAGCGTTACCTGCGCCGCAGCTGTCTCCAGCAGAAGGCGGTGTTGCTCCTCAGCAGTCCCCCGCCACCTTCCGGCGCTGGCCCCGaggagccaccccagctgcagaccCCAGATGGCTCTATTCGAGCCCTGTTCCTCTCCAAGGCTGCGGCAGGGGGTGGCTCAGCTGGAGGGGGAGGCCGGATCCCAGCTCCGCTGGAACAAGGCGTGGTGTCCTCCTTCAAGCAGCTTTACAAGCGGGAGCTGCTCCGATTGGCTGTGTCCTGTGTGGCCAGTGGTGGAGGTGGCCCAGCTGGGGGGTCcggcccagctgggggtgggagtggcccTCTGGACTTCGTACGCTCCTTCCTGCTCAAGGACATGCTGTACCTGGCTGGCCTCTCCTGGGACCTCATCCCTGCTGGCTCCATCGAGAagtgctggctgctgggactgCGAGCAGCCTTTGAGCCCCAGCttgaggaggaagagcagggagAATCGCTGGGCGGTGATGGAGGTAGTGGAGACAGCAAGGTCTTCAGTGACCTTAcccacctggctgccctggcctaCAAGCGCCTGGCACCTGAGGAGGTGGCTGACTGGCTGCACCTGGATGATGCAGCGCCAGGCATGGAGGGGGAAGATGTGGAGGGGGATGAGGGACTTGGAGGCTGCctgggggatgaggaggaggaggcaacAGGGGTGGGCGaaaggagtgggggaggcagtggtgtGGAGGAAGGAGGGGATCCCCCATTGCCCACAGCTCAGGAAGCCATCCGGGGCTTGGAGACAGCTCTGCGCTGGCTTGAGAGGCAGGATCCCCAGCAGGTGGGGCCGCTCAAGTTGGTGCAGCTCCGCTCCCTCATCAGTATGGCCCAGCGGCTGCACAAAGGGAGTAGCTCAGACTCATAG